The Bacillus sp. Y1 genome includes the window TTTATAACTAGGATAGAAGTTTTGTAGTCGCTTCCAAATTGGTGTATTCTTTGAAGCTTGCGCTGTACCAACAAAGTAGTTATCTTTTACAAGTAGAGCTGCTGCAATTCCACCAATCAACTGAATAATGGCAATTGCTACTAATTTCTGTTGAACCGTTGAATCCGCAAACACACCCATAATCATTTGACCTGACATAACAAACGCTGGAGCCGCTGCACCAATCAGTCCAGATACACGACCAAATTTTTCAGGTTCCACTTGTTCAGGTACGATCGCAAAGCAAGAAAGAGAAACCATTCCATAAAAGAATTGAACTAAGCAAAAACCTACCACTAGAACGGGAATAGATGGGGCATATGTTAGTAACAGCATGGATAGCGCTCCACCGATACTTCCCGCAATCATCCAAAATCTTCTTCTACCAAACTTCAAGCGAGTCTTATCAGCGATGACTCCTCCTAAAGGACCTAAAAATACAATCGCAAGACCACCGATCCCAGCAACCATTCCATAAACAGCGGTTACATTTTCCTCTCCAACAAGTCGAATAATATTAAACTGAATAAGACCAAAACCAAGTAATACGAGAGGAGCTACTGCCGTACCTACTCCCAAAATAGCCGCAAAAACTAATCGAAACAGCGGTGTTTTATTCCATGTTACACTTTCCATTTGTTTAACCTCCCTTTAATAACTACCTAAGCGCTTTCAAAAGACCTATAAAACTACTACATAACATAAGTGCTGATTGAACTCATTTTCCTTTTTTCGCTGGAAACGCTTCCTTATGTACTTCATTATAGGTGTATGAAAACCTTTACACTATCCGATATTTGCTCATAGAGAGACCGTAAATTGTCATTTCTCTTTTGAATTGACTTTTTACATTAACTAACTACAACAAAAAAAGGCAGGTATTTTAGCCTACCTAAAGGGTTCTTTGAGGAAAAATTTCTATTAATTGTACTTCGTGAGGCTGAAGAGTTTCTTCTATAATCAACTCTCCATCAACTCTTACTTCTCTTATATGCTTTTTAGGAAGGGAAGAATGCTTTAAATATTCAACGGCTTCCTCATCCATACGGATAGGTGCCCCCATTTCAACCCATTGGTCAAAGCTACTACCATTGCCTCGGTTTATTTTGTGTTGCTTCACTTTATAAATACCCTTATCCAAACCGCCTACATTTAGTGTCATGCGAATATCATCTTTATCGAGAAATACCTTATAGCGATCGGTCAAATCGATGTTTGCATGCTGATTCATACAATACAATCTGTCATAATGGCAATAATGATAAAGAATGATTTGATATCCCCTAGAACTTTGGGTCACAAAATACCCTTCCCCTGATGCTAGTAACTCATCTCCTAGCTTTCCTAGAAATTCATATGCATAAAAAGCAGGCTTTGGAATGCCATTATTCGTTGTTAAACCGAGGCCACCATGGTAGGTTTCAAGGGCGATCCTTTGTTCCTCAATGAAGTCTGTCAAAGTCCAGTAGCCAAAGCTTTGAATCTCATCGATATTTTCAAGTAGGTTTTTAACGATAAAAGCGGCTTTAAAGCTCGTATCATTTGTTAAATCTCGATGAAAGGCGGTTGAATTCCATTCTGTTAGGTGAACCTCTACTTGTGACATTTTTTTCTCCGCTAGAATGTCCTTCAGTCGTTTAATCTTATTTTTTAAAAAGTCTTCGTCTCGTGAAATGTAACCAAACTCGAAGGACTCGCTGTCTACCATTTTTCTTTTCTTATTAATATCTTTTTCTTCATGTGAGTAACAATGGAACGTAATAAAATCAGGAATGCAATTCTCGTTACTACAAAAATCTAAAAACCCCTGTAACCAATCACTATTCACCGTATTAATACTTGGGCCGCCCACTTTATAGGTAGGATTGTGCTTTTTTATCGTGTTATAGGTACTTTTATAGAAATCACAATAATCTTCAAAGGTACCTCTCCAAAACACATAGAAATCTGGTTCATTCCATACTTCAAAATACCAGTTCTTTACTTCTTCCGTTCCATATCTATTTTCATAATGTAAAATAAAGTTCTTCACTAGGGAATTCCATTTATCGATATCCTTCGGCTGGCTAATAATACTTTTTTTATAAAAAACCGTTTCCTCTCGGTTTTCAGCTAAATCTCCTGGCATAAAACCAAGTTCAACAAATGGTTTTACGTCTATGCTTTTTAAAAAATCAAATAGCTGATCTGTATAGAAAAAGTTATACTCGGCGACACCCCTATCGTTTTCCGCGTATACCATCATTTCATCGTCAAACAATCCATGAAAGCGAAGATACTGAAAGTCGGTTGCTTTTTTCACTGCCTTTATCTGCTTTTGAACACCTGTATAAAGACCTTCTTTCGCCTTTCCGATTGTCATTAAATTTTTCCAAGTATGATTCAGCTTAGAGGTTTTCCTAGACATATTAATTGAAGATTTCTTCTTAACCACCGCTTTATGATTCACTTCAATTAATTTATCGTCTTGAGGTAAAAACGAAAAGAGCTTTGAAAAGGCTTGATCCTTATCTATTTCAACATAGTTAGCAAGCGTCACTTTGCTACTACCCGTTTTTCTCGGTTCCATTTCAACCGCACGTCGATATTCACTTGGTGTCTGATGATAAAATTCCTTAAAAGCTCGGTTAAAGGCCTTTACACTAGCAAATCCATTATCAAGTGCAATTTGTGTTAAAGGAATATCGGTAAAAACAATATCTTTTACCGCATGGTCTAGTCGAATACTATCTACATACTTTGAAAAGGGCATTCCAAGATGCTTCTGAATAAATTTAGAAAGATAGTGAATTGACAGAAACTCAATCTGAGCTAGTTCGTTAAGTGTTATTTCTTGCTTAAAATTATCCTTTACATAAGAAGTGATTCGTAAGAGTCTATCAATATGCTTTTGGCTGGAGATTTTGCTTTCCTTAACATTTTCATCTTTGAAATTTTTCATTAACAAGTAAATTAATTGGAAATAAAGAGATTGAATTTGTAGCTCATATCCTTCTCCCTCTTTATTAATGACCCACATCATTTGTGCAAGCAGAGCTCTAATCTGATTAAACTCCCCTTGATGGCTTTCATCGAATAAAAAAGACTTACAAGAGAAAGAATATGTGTCGGCGTCTTTTATATTATTCTTCAAATCAGGGATCGGGATTTGAAGAGCTAGTAATAAATTATCTTCTTGATGTTGTATGGAGTGGATATCATTTGCATTGATCAGAAAAATATCCTTTTCATTTAAATCGTATCTTTTATCATTAACCGAAACTGCAACTTTCCCTTTTAACACGAAGATCATTTCTATGCTGTCATGCCAATGGTTCGTAACATAATCAACGCTGTGCAGAAAAATATGTATCGGCAGGTCCTTATTCATTTCGATAATTTCATATGTAAAGTTCATCGTATTCACCCGACTTTTAACCTATTTTTTCAAGTATACCTTTCTGTCGATTAAAAGTGAATGTTGTCGTATGGCAATTTTCAGTAGATTTTGTATTGAAAAATTACTAGTAATACTAAAATAATCCTTTTTAAAACTTCTGAATATTCACACCTTAGTTGGTAAGATTATTTATGAAAGCGTTACCAAATAATATATTTACGCAATTTTTTGGGGGATATGATGTTAAAGAAGATGAGGAAAAAAAGAAGACAATTAACTTCCATTGCATTAGCAACAGGTATTGCTTTATCCGGATTAAGTTTTCAAACAGGAGTATTTGCAGCAGAACAAGAAGCGCCAAAGACTGAACAAACAATCAAAAATATAGTGCCTCAATTAGTAGATAAGGCTTCCATTGAAGCTGTCATCGCCGCTATGACGGTGGAGGAAAAGGCAAAACTCGTAGTAGGTGTGGGCATGCCTGGAATGACGATTCCTAAACTTCCCGTACAAGGTGCAGTTGGAGGAACACCAGCCATTGAAAGATTAGGAATTCCTGCCATGTATTATGCCGATGGACCAGCTGGTTTAAGAATTAGTCCAACACGCCCTGGAGAGTCAAAAACGTATTATACCACAGCCTTCCCAATCGCTACCTCATTGGCATCCACTTGGGATACGAGTGTAGTAAATAAGGTTGGGCAAGCACAAGGGAATGAAGTGAAGGAATACGGTGTGGATGTATTGCTAGCACCAGCTCTAAACCTTCACCGTAACATATTAACCGGAAGAAACTTTGAATATTTCTCTGAGGATCCTTTGATCGCAGGTAAGATGACGGCTGCCTTAGTAAATGGTGTCCAATCTAATGGAGTAGGTGCAACCATCAAACACTATGCAGCAAATAATCAGGAAACCAATCGTTTTACCATTGATACCATCGTTTCTGAAAGAGCTCTTAGAGAGTTGTATTTAAAAGGCTTTGAGATTGCTGTTAAGGAATCTCATCCGAAAGCTGTCATGAGTTCTTATAATCTTCTAAATGGGACACCTGCATCTCAAAATGAAGAATTGCTGACAACAGTCTTAAGAGGAGATTGGGGCTACGATGGCTATGTGATGACTGACTGGTTTGCTGGAACAGATCCTGTTGCCCAAATGAGAGCAGGAAATGATCAGATTATGCCTGGTTTCCCTCAAAGCTCAGAAAGAATAGTAAATGCGGTTAAAAACGGAAGCTTAGACGAGGCGATATTAGATAGAAATGTTAAGAACATCTTAAACTTCGTAGTCGAATCTCCTAGTTTTAAAAATTATAGCCATTCTGACAATCCAGACCTCCAAGCTCATGCCGAAGTGGCTCGTCAGGCTGCGGCAGATGGGATGGTTCTATTTAAGAATAATCAAAATGCACTCCCACTTCAAAAAGAAAACAAAGTTGCGTTATTTGGTACCGCACAGATAGAAACGGTAAAGGGTGGAACAGGTAGTGGAGATGTAAACGCAGCCTATACCGTTTCTATTGTAGATGGATTAAAGCATGCAGGATATTCACTCCATGAAGACCTTGTGAATCAATATAGCAATTATATTGGTGAGTTAAGACAAATGGAAGAATACAAAATTAAGCCGAGTCCATGGGGAGAGGACTTTGGAAAAGAAATACCAGTCATTCCTGAGATGGTGTTAAATACGAACCAGATTAAAACAATCGAGGATGAATCAGATATTGGTGTCATTGTTATTGGAAGAAATTCTGGCGAAGGTGTGGACCGTCAAAATGTAAAAGGCGATTACCTTCTAACAGATACGGAAAAAGCGATGATTCAAAACGTCTCAAAGGCATATCATGATGCTGGAAAGAAAGTAGCAGTTGTCCTGAATATTGGTGGCCCTGTTGAAATAGCAAGTTGGAGAGATCAAGTAGATTCCATCCTTCTAGCATGGCAACCAGGGCAGGAAGCAGGAGATGCTGTAGCAGATGTATTAACTGGAGCGGTGAATCCTTCTGGAAAACTGGCAACCACCTTCCCTATGAAATATGAGGATGTGCCTTCTGCTGAAAACTTCCCTGGGACACCAGCAGAAAACCCTACTCAGGTGGTGTATGAAGAAGACATTTATGTCGGTTATCGCTATCACTCAACCTTTGATGTAAAGCCTGCCTATGAATTTGGATATGGATTATCATATACAAACTTTGATTACAGTAATATTCGAGTGAATCAGGGAGGTAAATTCAAAGATCAAATTACCGTATTT containing:
- a CDS encoding MFS transporter; this encodes MESVTWNKTPLFRLVFAAILGVGTAVAPLVLLGFGLIQFNIIRLVGEENVTAVYGMVAGIGGLAIVFLGPLGGVIADKTRLKFGRRRFWMIAGSIGGALSMLLLTYAPSIPVLVVGFCLVQFFYGMVSLSCFAIVPEQVEPEKFGRVSGLIGAAAPAFVMSGQMIMGVFADSTVQQKLVAIAIIQLIGGIAAALLVKDNYFVGTAQASKNTPIWKRLQNFYPSYKKHPTFTWALLTKLFINVSNAGLSLLTLFYIARFHLGEADIFKLMAYTAPSIMLMVVAGILGGFLSDKVKKQKPFVMGAALVTGVCLVAFAFSKDITWVIVGNFIFNFGFGMYGAVDNALVNRILPSKMDTGKDLSIMNVTVQLSSALVNFAAPAVIALGVAWFGGDGYTLFFLILAGFSVLSALAVIPIPEMGEPIKGKDDSEEIPYEKIG
- a CDS encoding GH39 family glycosyl hydrolase, yielding MNFTYEIIEMNKDLPIHIFLHSVDYVTNHWHDSIEMIFVLKGKVAVSVNDKRYDLNEKDIFLINANDIHSIQHQEDNLLLALQIPIPDLKNNIKDADTYSFSCKSFLFDESHQGEFNQIRALLAQMMWVINKEGEGYELQIQSLYFQLIYLLMKNFKDENVKESKISSQKHIDRLLRITSYVKDNFKQEITLNELAQIEFLSIHYLSKFIQKHLGMPFSKYVDSIRLDHAVKDIVFTDIPLTQIALDNGFASVKAFNRAFKEFYHQTPSEYRRAVEMEPRKTGSSKVTLANYVEIDKDQAFSKLFSFLPQDDKLIEVNHKAVVKKKSSINMSRKTSKLNHTWKNLMTIGKAKEGLYTGVQKQIKAVKKATDFQYLRFHGLFDDEMMVYAENDRGVAEYNFFYTDQLFDFLKSIDVKPFVELGFMPGDLAENREETVFYKKSIISQPKDIDKWNSLVKNFILHYENRYGTEEVKNWYFEVWNEPDFYVFWRGTFEDYCDFYKSTYNTIKKHNPTYKVGGPSINTVNSDWLQGFLDFCSNENCIPDFITFHCYSHEEKDINKKRKMVDSESFEFGYISRDEDFLKNKIKRLKDILAEKKMSQVEVHLTEWNSTAFHRDLTNDTSFKAAFIVKNLLENIDEIQSFGYWTLTDFIEEQRIALETYHGGLGLTTNNGIPKPAFYAYEFLGKLGDELLASGEGYFVTQSSRGYQIILYHYCHYDRLYCMNQHANIDLTDRYKVFLDKDDIRMTLNVGGLDKGIYKVKQHKINRGNGSSFDQWVEMGAPIRMDEEAVEYLKHSSLPKKHIREVRVDGELIIEETLQPHEVQLIEIFPQRTL
- a CDS encoding beta-glucosidase, whose amino-acid sequence is MMLKKMRKKRRQLTSIALATGIALSGLSFQTGVFAAEQEAPKTEQTIKNIVPQLVDKASIEAVIAAMTVEEKAKLVVGVGMPGMTIPKLPVQGAVGGTPAIERLGIPAMYYADGPAGLRISPTRPGESKTYYTTAFPIATSLASTWDTSVVNKVGQAQGNEVKEYGVDVLLAPALNLHRNILTGRNFEYFSEDPLIAGKMTAALVNGVQSNGVGATIKHYAANNQETNRFTIDTIVSERALRELYLKGFEIAVKESHPKAVMSSYNLLNGTPASQNEELLTTVLRGDWGYDGYVMTDWFAGTDPVAQMRAGNDQIMPGFPQSSERIVNAVKNGSLDEAILDRNVKNILNFVVESPSFKNYSHSDNPDLQAHAEVARQAAADGMVLFKNNQNALPLQKENKVALFGTAQIETVKGGTGSGDVNAAYTVSIVDGLKHAGYSLHEDLVNQYSNYIGELRQMEEYKIKPSPWGEDFGKEIPVIPEMVLNTNQIKTIEDESDIGVIVIGRNSGEGVDRQNVKGDYLLTDTEKAMIQNVSKAYHDAGKKVAVVLNIGGPVEIASWRDQVDSILLAWQPGQEAGDAVADVLTGAVNPSGKLATTFPMKYEDVPSAENFPGTPAENPTQVVYEEDIYVGYRYHSTFDVKPAYEFGYGLSYTNFDYSNIRVNQGGKFKDQITVFANIKNTGKVSGKEAVQVYVSAPDGKLEKPEIELKAFGKTKELKPNQSELLKFELNAKDLASFDEEKNQWIVEKGVYTVKVGASSENIKGFTTFTVAKDIIVEEVSNSLVPEVEIDRLSKK